In Ipomoea triloba cultivar NCNSP0323 chromosome 7, ASM357664v1, a single genomic region encodes these proteins:
- the LOC116024196 gene encoding uncharacterized protein LOC116024196: protein MIFITWNCQGAASREVLRALKEIKKTYKPDLLGLLETKVSGSKADEICNRLGFDEWLRVEALGFSGGIWVFWNSTLDIKPLLTHPQFVLLHVQGLDCTTCFISIVYGSPTHALRKNLWNSLDMHDLQIRGPWLVAGDFNAVISPEEVSEPRNFSHSRSTGFRDWIFNQNLIDLGFQGS from the coding sequence atgattttcatTACCTGGAACTGCCAAGGAGCCGCCTCAAGGGAGGTGCTCCGGGCGTTAAAAGAAATCAAGAAAACCTATAAGCCTGATTTACTTGGGCTGCTTGAAACTAAAGTCTCGGGTAGCAAGGCTGACGAGATCTGTAATAGACTGGGCTTTGATGAATGGCTTCGGGTTGAAGCCTTGGGCTTTAGCGGCGGTATTTGGGTTTTTTGGAATTCCACACTTGATATCAAACCTTTACTTACTCACCCTCAATTTGTTCTTTTGCATGTTCAAGGCTTGGATTGCACAACTTGCTTTATCTCCATTGTTTATGGTAGTCCTACGCATGCTTTAAGGAAAAACCTTTGGAACTCCCTTGATATGCATGATTTGCAGATACGAGGCCCTTGGCTTGTGGCAGGAGACTTCAACGCTGTTATCTCCCCTGAGGAAGTCAGTGAACCTCGGAACTTCTCTCACAGCCGGAGCACTGGCTTCCGGGATTGGATCTTTAACCAAAATCTTATCGACCTGGGCTTTCAGGGCTCTTAG
- the LOC116024197 gene encoding uncharacterized protein LOC116024197: protein MDLVAIENDYFLVRFTAKKDYEFAKLEGPWMILDHYLVVKEWHPNFDPLTDKTEKLIVWVRFPCLPIEYFNFVFLEKVGKKIGKPIRADISTVMATRGRYARICVEVDITKPLLAKFKLYNRVRRIEYEGIHLVCFGCGRYGHKKEACPVGNKADNPVEMDNVQPNQNPLAGEEGANKEEFIEIEGNFRKLQIIRPEVVEDFGPWMLAQRKQRRFGNYNPRTNTGRKHQGNVDNTKNKEVQKKHPQKPVGENSRFSVLYDLEENDNEQTEDCEQREVVQLNSRDHTAQPSRGLQGKGKRPQIQISAKQIDNDKNQPRQPSSDKPR from the coding sequence ATGGACCTTGTGGCCATTGAAAATGATTACTTCCTTGTTCGTTTTACTGCCAAAAAAGATTATGAATTTGCTAAACTTGAAGGCCCTTGGATGATATTAGATCATTATCTTGTGGTGAAGGAATGGCACCCCAACTTTGATCCCCTTACAGATAAAACGGAAAAACTCATAGTGTGGGTGAGATTCCCGTGTCTACCTATAGAGTATTTCAACTTTGTATTCCTTGAAAAAGTGGGGAAGAAGATCGGAAAGCCTATTCGTGCCGATATCTCAACAGTTATGGCAACAAGGGGGAGGTATGCTAGGATATGTGTAGAAGTTGATATAACCAAACCACTCCTAGCCAAATTCAAGCTTTACAATCGAGTTCGCAGAATCGAATATGAAGGCATACATTTGGTGTGTTTTGGGTGCGGAAGGTATGGACATAAAAAAGAGGCGTGTCCAGTCGGAAACAAGGCAGATAATCCGGTGGAGATGGATAATGTGCAACCCAACCAAAACCCATTAGCCGGTGAGGAAGGTGCAAACAAAGAAGAGTTCATCGAGATTGAAGGGAATTTCAGAAAATTACAGATTATTCGGCCAGAAGTGGTGGAAGACTTTGGCCCTTGGATGCTTGCCCAGCGCAAACAGAGGAGATTTGGGAATTATAATCCAAGAACTAACACAGGAAGGAAACACCAAGGAAATGTGgataatacaaaaaataaagaagttcAGAAGAAACATCCCCAAAAACCTGTGGGAGAAAATTCGAGGTTCAGTGTGTTATACGACTTAGAGGAAAATGACAATGAACAGACTGAAGATTGTGAACAAAGGGAAGTGGTTCAGTTGAACTCAAGGGATCATACTGCCCAACCTAGCCGTGGGTTACAGGGCAAGGGGAAAAGACCACAGATTCAAATTTCTGCCAAACAAATTGATAATGACAAAAACCAGCCCAGGCAACCGTCCAGTGACAAGCCAAGATAA